AGCTTTGCAAGTATACCGGATAACTGAACAATTTCGTTTTCACCAAAGTTCGGACACGTATCCACTACTGCATTAACGAAGGCTTCAACTCTGTCCTTGCTTACAGGGGACAGTGTGTTCATCGTCGTGCCGATTCTCTCAATCACAGCATCACGGCGGTTTTCTCTTTCAGCTTTACTCGCGTCAAAAATGATCTGCCGGACGCGGTCTTGAACTGCCTCACGAGTCTTATTCCAGACATCGTTTTCTTCTTTAAAACCGCTCCAGTCCCCCTGCACTGCATCGTATTTGTTAAGAAAGTCAGCCTGAACGATGAAAGTGAAGCGCTTCGCTTCTGAAGAACGACCATCAAGGATCCTCTCGTAATCACTGCGACTCCATTTGCACTGTCCGACAGCCCGACCCTGAACCCACCAGGCCAGGCCATGTTGCTTAGTCGTCTTGTCAGCTTTCTTAGTGTCAATGTGAAGGATGATTGCCTTGCCATAGCCCTCAACATCCACCACTCCTCTGGAGAGCAAGTCGGGAATATCGTTAAAAGTGATCTCACTGCCATTCAACTTCACTTTGAAGGCTGGATTAGCAAGGAAGCGGCTCCCAATCAGTTCACGAGCGTTTTCAGGTGTGAACGGGAAATGCGGAATGGCGCCACTTCCCACAATCTCAGTGCCATATCCCAGAACTCCCTTTTCCTTAAAAGAAATCTCTTCAAGCACAAGTGGGTCAGTAGCTGTTCGGTGGACGCGGCATACAAATTCCTGCCCGTCCTTGCGGGAGGTGATAAGATATTCACAAGCAAAGCAAAAGCTGGCAAAACGTCCCTTGCCGTTCTTTCCGAATACCAGGCGAGGTGAACCTTGCACACCCATTGGCGGGAGTGTTGTGCTAACACCTGATGAGAGACGATTGTAGGCAATAGTTCGCCAGATGTATTGGAACTCATCACGGGTCATACCATGCCCGTTGTCCGTGATTTTGAACTGCCTTTTACGCTGAATATCTGGCCACGTGATATTTACTTCGGTGGCATAAGCGTCCCAGCAGTTGGCGACAAGCTCCACTATAGCAGTGGCGGGATCAGTGATGATGGCTCCTGCATAGCTGTCAAGAAACCGTTCATCATAGAGAAGTGTTCTTTGCTCCATATGCCCCCCTGGATAATTTCTTGTTTGAATTCCGAAAAGCCCAGGCTGACCAAAGTCGTGTCAGTGCAAGGCTTCCTTTCCTTGATGAAATTCTGAAACTTCCAAGTAAACTATCCGCTTATCACCGAGATTGCTATGAACAAAATGTATCCAAGTTTATAAAGTTTATAAAGTTTATAAAACCTGTCAGCGGTAGCGTTTTGTCGGGCTAATTTGATCCTGCTCAGCCAGCCAGGCGAGCTTTTCGCCGATCTTGCCTTCCAGGCCACGGGAAACCGGACGATAGTAGCGGGTCTGCGCCATCTGCGGCGGGAAGTAGTCCTCGCCGGCGGCGTAGGCGTTCGGCTCATCGTGAGCGTAACGGTACTCCGCGCCCAGCCCCATCTCCTTCATCAGTCTGGTCGGTGCGTTGCGCAGATGCTCCGGCACGTCATAGTCCGGGTTATCGCGCGCGTCACGCATCGCCGCTTTGAAGGCGGTATAGACGGCGTTACTTTTCGGCGCACAGGCGAGATAGACGATCGCCTGAGCGATGGCG
This portion of the Erwinia sp. E602 genome encodes:
- a CDS encoding ATP-binding protein gives rise to the protein MEQRTLLYDERFLDSYAGAIITDPATAIVELVANCWDAYATEVNITWPDIQRKRQFKITDNGHGMTRDEFQYIWRTIAYNRLSSGVSTTLPPMGVQGSPRLVFGKNGKGRFASFCFACEYLITSRKDGQEFVCRVHRTATDPLVLEEISFKEKGVLGYGTEIVGSGAIPHFPFTPENARELIGSRFLANPAFKVKLNGSEITFNDIPDLLSRGVVDVEGYGKAIILHIDTKKADKTTKQHGLAWWVQGRAVGQCKWSRSDYERILDGRSSEAKRFTFIVQADFLNKYDAVQGDWSGFKEENDVWNKTREAVQDRVRQIIFDASKAERENRRDAVIERIGTTMNTLSPVSKDRVEAFVNAVVDTCPNFGENEIVQLSGILAKLEQAKSRYGLLDLLHKCEPNDYDTLHDILKDWTIGMAKLVLDEIQNRLKLIGELRTKLKQVGVDEVHELQPLFERGLWMFGAQFESIEFTSNKGMTNVIKTIFKDEDGKGTRNRPDFVALPDSSVGFYARASYDENYDEDGVEHLVIIDLKTTGLVLGNKEKGQVWKYVKELREKGYLKKHTRVDGFVLGDKIEYGENDPTTHGEEVKISPLLYETILIRAEKRLLNLHRKVKDAPFLIEQQDALNKFLEPVKVVQPEFIEISGGKS